The Fusobacterium necrophorum subsp. necrophorum genome has a window encoding:
- a CDS encoding DUF4198 domain-containing protein, translated as MFKKFLLLCLFVCISIPTLSHFQIIYTPDLDISGKSTVSFQMFFTEHIANGEKSKNMDMGKDDTNDFQAVEDFFVVHRGNKNHLTSVLSPIKFGRKGNQGSGYKFNFGANDDGDWVFVLIPSPYFEEREGTHIQQITKVITNKGGEETDWKNRIIEAYPEIIPLSNPITWKDNVFKGQVVNGEGKPVSDIKVVIEYLNADIENLQFSNTLKENKKLTMTLYTDINGYFSFTPVHTGYWGIVALNAGGEKFKNNRALSQDAVLWIEAK; from the coding sequence ATGTTTAAAAAGTTTTTATTATTATGTCTTTTCGTTTGTATATCTATACCTACATTGTCACATTTTCAAATCATTTATACACCTGATTTAGATATAAGCGGGAAGTCAACAGTTTCATTTCAAATGTTTTTTACAGAACATATTGCAAATGGAGAAAAATCTAAAAACATGGATATGGGAAAAGATGATACAAATGACTTTCAAGCTGTGGAGGACTTTTTTGTTGTGCATAGAGGAAATAAGAATCATTTAACTTCCGTTCTCTCTCCTATTAAATTTGGTAGAAAAGGAAATCAAGGTTCTGGATATAAATTTAACTTTGGGGCAAATGACGATGGTGATTGGGTATTTGTTCTGATCCCTTCTCCTTATTTTGAAGAAAGAGAAGGGACTCATATACAACAAATAACAAAAGTGATTACGAATAAGGGTGGAGAAGAGACAGATTGGAAAAATAGGATTATTGAAGCTTATCCGGAAATTATCCCTCTTTCCAATCCTATCACTTGGAAAGATAATGTGTTTAAAGGACAGGTTGTTAATGGAGAGGGAAAGCCTGTTTCCGATATTAAAGTTGTCATTGAATATCTAAATGCAGACATTGAAAATTTACAATTTTCTAATACTCTAAAAGAAAACAAAAAACTCACTATGACACTTTACACAGATATCAATGGTTATTTTTCCTTTACACCAGTCCATACAGGTTACTGGGGTATCGTTGCTTTAAATGCTGGTGGAGAAAAATTTAAAAACAACAGAGCTTTGTCCCAAGATGCTGTTCTTTGGATAGAAGCTAAATAA
- a CDS encoding SUMF1/EgtB/PvdO family nonheme iron enzyme, whose translation MENQITKYIRAKRPILWITSSDYKEVDTLITEATKEYENRAIYEYRALGAVNFNTKENSDSIKQLYQMLDILYSEGMKKDIFLLIKSADEEVKKAENLAYIKKIAELRCAKPDYHFTTIIVSERTEVPKEIEKFTSVLEIPTMRKEEIENYIQEFSKINQVKVNKEDLGEIAISLKGLTKLEIDHVLNMMIENKKNISISDRNIIIKEKGQIIKKSAVLEIIDFKEKMDDIGGLEGLKEWLDVKAQVFRRLDEAQKFGVDIPKGVLLVGMPGCGKSLAAKASARKFNVPLLRLDIGRLLGKYVRESEHNMRVALKTAESISPCILWIDEIEKAFMGIDRRNGASDITKRLFGQFLTWLQEKENTVFVVATANDITMFPPEFLRKGRFDEIFFVDFPNQEERERIFEIHLEKRGQSIDEIDIEKLAKETEGYCGADIEEIVKFAVERLFIAKAKEGREENILNTQDLLDAKKNIDSLSNIMKDKITILKQGYEKFKIKSATAKLLATTRMRQKIIRKGTVSKNKDMVFVQGGKYKASFFEEEREVFDMEVCKYQTTQDMWVAVMGTNPSHFKGGRLPVEKVSWRMALEYCNALSEKEGYQPVYDLEGEGVKIWQLGESKSVYPNLADFKKTEGYRLPTELEWEWFAGGGEIAIQDGSFDTKYAGSNNIAEVAWYKDNSYSRTHDVGTKKPNELGLYDCSGNVWEWCYDTAISGYISEERAYIYDESEKNRRLRGGSWYSYDCDYSISSRDYRGFSDTYNYIGFRVVRTV comes from the coding sequence ATGGAAAATCAAATAACAAAATATATTAGAGCAAAAAGACCGATCCTTTGGATTACAAGCAGTGATTACAAAGAAGTGGATACCTTGATCACAGAAGCTACAAAAGAATATGAAAATAGGGCTATCTATGAATATCGAGCTTTAGGAGCCGTGAATTTTAATACAAAAGAAAATAGCGATTCTATTAAGCAATTATATCAAATGTTGGATATTTTATACTCGGAAGGAATGAAAAAAGATATTTTTCTTCTCATTAAAAGTGCAGATGAGGAAGTAAAAAAAGCTGAAAATTTAGCCTATATCAAAAAGATAGCAGAACTTCGTTGTGCTAAGCCAGATTACCATTTCACAACGATTATTGTAAGTGAAAGAACAGAAGTACCAAAAGAGATTGAAAAATTTACCAGTGTGCTAGAAATTCCGACTATGAGAAAGGAAGAAATTGAAAACTATATTCAGGAATTCTCAAAAATCAATCAAGTAAAGGTGAACAAAGAGGATTTGGGAGAAATTGCAATTTCCTTAAAGGGATTGACCAAATTGGAAATTGATCATGTATTAAATATGATGATAGAAAATAAGAAAAATATCTCTATTTCTGATCGAAACATTATTATTAAAGAAAAGGGGCAAATCATTAAAAAATCCGCTGTTTTAGAGATTATTGATTTTAAAGAGAAAATGGATGATATTGGAGGCTTGGAAGGATTAAAAGAGTGGTTAGACGTAAAAGCACAGGTATTTCGAAGACTGGATGAGGCTCAAAAATTTGGAGTGGACATTCCAAAGGGAGTTTTATTGGTGGGAATGCCGGGATGTGGAAAGAGCTTGGCAGCAAAGGCGAGTGCGAGAAAATTTAATGTTCCCCTTTTGCGATTGGATATTGGAAGACTCTTGGGGAAATATGTAAGAGAGTCGGAACATAACATGAGAGTTGCATTAAAGACAGCGGAATCCATCAGTCCTTGTATTTTATGGATAGACGAAATTGAGAAGGCTTTTATGGGAATTGACCGGAGAAATGGAGCAAGTGATATTACCAAGCGACTATTTGGACAATTTTTGACATGGTTACAGGAAAAAGAAAACACAGTGTTTGTAGTTGCTACGGCAAATGATATTACCATGTTTCCACCGGAATTTTTACGAAAAGGGCGATTTGATGAAATATTTTTTGTCGATTTTCCAAATCAAGAAGAACGAGAACGAATTTTTGAAATTCATTTGGAAAAAAGGGGACAATCGATAGACGAAATTGATATAGAAAAACTAGCAAAGGAAACAGAAGGGTATTGTGGAGCAGATATTGAGGAAATTGTAAAATTTGCAGTGGAGCGCTTATTTATAGCAAAGGCAAAAGAAGGGAGGGAAGAAAATATTTTAAATACGCAAGATCTATTAGATGCAAAGAAGAATATTGACTCTCTTTCCAATATCATGAAAGATAAAATTACCATCCTAAAACAAGGATATGAGAAATTTAAGATTAAAAGTGCTACGGCAAAATTATTGGCTACGACGAGAATGAGACAGAAAATAATAAGAAAAGGAACTGTTTCCAAAAATAAGGATATGGTATTTGTACAGGGAGGAAAATATAAAGCAAGTTTCTTTGAAGAAGAAAGAGAAGTATTTGATATGGAAGTTTGCAAATATCAAACAACACAGGATATGTGGGTAGCAGTGATGGGAACGAATCCAAGCCATTTTAAAGGAGGAAGATTGCCAGTAGAAAAGGTAAGTTGGAGAATGGCATTAGAGTATTGTAATGCTCTTAGTGAAAAAGAAGGCTATCAACCGGTGTACGATTTAGAAGGAGAGGGAGTTAAAATTTGGCAATTGGGGGAAAGCAAAAGTGTATATCCAAATTTAGCAGATTTTAAAAAAACAGAGGGATATCGACTTCCTACAGAATTAGAATGGGAATGGTTCGCCGGAGGAGGAGAAATAGCTATTCAAGATGGAAGTTTCGATACCAAATATGCTGGAAGCAATAATATTGCTGAAGTGGCTTGGTATAAGGACAATAGTTACAGCAGAACGCATGATGTAGGAACCAAAAAACCGAATGAATTAGGGCTCTATGATTGTAGTGGAAATGTTTGGGAATGGTGTTATGACACTGCAATATCAGGATATATATCAGAAGAAAGAGCTTATATCTATGATGAAAGTGAGAAAAATCGACGTTTGCGTGGGGGTTCATGGTACTCCTACGACTGTGATTACAGTATCTCCAGTCGTGATTATCGTGGATTTTCCGATACTTACAACTATATTGGCTTCCGTGTGGTAAGAACTGTGTAA
- a CDS encoding MetQ/NlpA family ABC transporter substrate-binding protein codes for MLKKLITIGSFIVLSSLALAGTLKVGASPVPHAELLNFVKADLQKQGVDLKIVEFTDYVTPNLALSDGELDANFFQHVPYLQKFAGERKLKLSAAGKVHVEPIGLYSKKIKSLKELKKGASIAIPNDPSNGGRALILLHNKKLLVLKDPKNLYATEFDVVKNPNNFTFKAVEAAQLPRVLSDVDAALINGNYALESGLNPSKDALLLEGEESPYANIIAVKTGKEKNPDIQKLLKALHDPKVKEFINKQYKGGVVAAF; via the coding sequence ATGTTAAAAAAATTAATTACTATCGGAAGTTTTATTGTCTTATCATCTCTAGCTTTGGCAGGAACTCTGAAAGTGGGAGCAAGTCCGGTTCCTCACGCGGAACTGTTGAACTTTGTAAAGGCGGATTTACAAAAACAGGGAGTGGATTTAAAAATCGTGGAATTCACCGACTACGTCACGCCAAACTTAGCTCTATCCGACGGAGAACTGGATGCCAATTTCTTCCAGCATGTTCCTTATTTACAAAAATTTGCGGGAGAACGAAAATTAAAATTATCTGCTGCGGGAAAAGTGCATGTAGAACCGATCGGACTATATTCTAAAAAGATAAAATCTTTAAAAGAATTAAAAAAAGGAGCCTCTATTGCCATTCCAAATGACCCATCCAATGGGGGAAGAGCTTTAATTTTACTACACAATAAAAAATTATTGGTATTGAAAGACCCCAAAAATTTGTATGCTACCGAATTTGATGTGGTAAAAAATCCAAATAACTTCACATTCAAAGCAGTGGAAGCTGCACAATTACCAAGAGTTTTATCCGATGTAGATGCCGCTCTTATCAACGGAAACTATGCTTTGGAATCCGGATTAAATCCAAGCAAAGATGCCTTGTTATTGGAGGGAGAAGAATCTCCTTATGCAAATATTATAGCAGTAAAAACAGGAAAGGAAAAAAATCCGGATATTCAAAAATTGTTAAAAGCTCTACATGACCCGAAAGTAAAAGAATTCATCAACAAACAATACAAAGGTGGCGTTGTCGCTGCTTTCTAA
- a CDS encoding methionine ABC transporter permease produces MVFNMLWTSTLETLYMVFFSTAFALILGFPFGILLVMTRENSLWTHPKCHQILETVINVLRSFPFIILMIVLFPLSRVITGTTIGSTAAIVPLAIGTAPFVARMAEAALLEVDSGLIEASESMGASNWTIIYQVMIPEAASSLINGITITIISLIGYSSMAGAIGAGGLGDLAIRYGYQRFQVDIMCYAIIILLLLVQLTQGIGNFLIHWRKKKLGQV; encoded by the coding sequence ATGGTCTTTAATATGTTATGGACTTCCACTTTAGAAACTCTATATATGGTGTTTTTCTCAACAGCATTTGCTCTTATCCTAGGATTTCCCTTTGGAATTTTATTGGTCATGACAAGAGAAAACAGCTTGTGGACGCATCCGAAATGCCATCAAATATTGGAAACCGTGATCAATGTCTTGCGTTCCTTTCCTTTTATCATCTTAATGATAGTCCTCTTTCCTCTTTCAAGAGTGATTACAGGAACGACAATCGGCTCCACAGCTGCCATTGTTCCTCTGGCGATTGGGACGGCTCCCTTTGTGGCAAGAATGGCAGAAGCTGCTCTGTTGGAAGTCGACTCCGGTTTAATAGAAGCCAGTGAGAGTATGGGAGCTTCGAATTGGACGATTATCTATCAAGTCATGATTCCGGAAGCTGCCTCTTCCCTTATCAACGGAATTACCATTACCATTATCAGCTTGATTGGATATTCTTCTATGGCGGGAGCCATTGGAGCGGGAGGACTTGGAGATTTAGCCATTCGTTACGGCTATCAACGATTTCAAGTGGATATTATGTGTTATGCCATTATCATTCTTTTACTCCTTGTACAACTCACACAAGGGATTGGAAATTTCCTCATCCATTGGAGAAAGAAAAAATTAGGACAGGTATAG
- a CDS encoding ATP-binding cassette domain-containing protein, producing MIQLKHVNKIYNNGFHAVKDINLDIQKGDIFGIIGLSGAGKSSLIRMLNRLEEASSGEIWIEGSPIHSLSKQELLEKRKKIGMIFQHFNLLSSRTVAENVAFSLEIAKWKQAEIQERVKELLELVELTDKADYYPSQLSGGQKQRVAIARALANKPDILLSDEATSALDPKTTKSILDLLRDIQKKFSLTVVMITHQMEVVREICNKVAVMSNGSIVEQGGIHHIFSEPKSEITKELISYVPEKKEQNFNRRKGHMLLKLNFLGSISEEPVISTVIRNCAIDISIVSGKIDTLSTMNVGHLYVELSGDLEAQQKAISSFQEADVKVEVIYHGL from the coding sequence ATGATACAACTAAAACATGTCAATAAGATTTATAACAATGGCTTCCATGCTGTAAAAGATATCAATTTAGACATTCAAAAAGGAGATATTTTTGGAATCATCGGTCTTAGCGGAGCAGGGAAATCTTCCTTGATTCGTATGTTAAATCGACTGGAAGAAGCCAGCTCCGGAGAAATTTGGATAGAGGGAAGTCCGATTCATTCCCTTTCCAAACAAGAATTACTGGAAAAACGAAAAAAAATAGGAATGATTTTCCAACATTTCAACTTGTTATCCTCGCGAACCGTTGCGGAAAATGTAGCTTTTTCTTTGGAAATTGCAAAGTGGAAGCAAGCTGAAATTCAAGAAAGGGTAAAAGAACTTCTGGAGCTCGTGGAATTGACAGACAAAGCCGACTATTATCCCAGTCAGCTGTCCGGAGGACAAAAACAAAGAGTTGCCATTGCCAGAGCCCTGGCAAATAAACCTGATATTTTGCTTTCCGATGAAGCCACCTCCGCTCTGGACCCGAAAACGACAAAATCTATTTTAGATTTATTACGAGACATTCAAAAAAAATTCTCTTTAACCGTTGTCATGATTACTCATCAAATGGAAGTGGTACGAGAAATTTGCAACAAAGTCGCCGTCATGTCAAATGGCAGCATTGTGGAACAGGGAGGAATTCATCATATTTTTTCAGAGCCGAAATCAGAGATTACCAAAGAACTGATTTCCTACGTTCCGGAAAAAAAAGAACAAAATTTTAACCGCAGAAAAGGACATATGTTACTCAAGCTAAATTTCTTGGGAAGTATTTCCGAAGAACCTGTGATTTCCACAGTCATTCGAAACTGTGCCATTGATATCAGTATCGTTTCCGGAAAAATTGACACACTGTCTACCATGAATGTAGGACATTTATATGTAGAACTTTCCGGAGATTTGGAAGCACAGCAAAAAGCGATCTCCTCCTTTCAGGAAGCAGATGTGAAAGTGGAGGTGATTTATCATGGTCTTTAA
- the rplS gene encoding 50S ribosomal protein L19 yields MKEKLIQLVEKDYLRTDIPHFKAGDTIGVYYKVKEGNKERVQLFEGVVIRVNGGGIAKTFTVRKVSSGIGVERIIPINSPMIDRIEVLKIGRVRRSKLYYLRGLSAKKARIKEIIK; encoded by the coding sequence ATGAAAGAAAAATTGATTCAATTAGTGGAAAAGGACTATTTGAGAACAGACATCCCTCACTTCAAGGCAGGGGATACTATCGGAGTTTACTACAAAGTAAAAGAAGGAAATAAGGAAAGAGTTCAATTGTTTGAAGGCGTTGTTATCCGAGTGAACGGCGGAGGAATTGCCAAGACTTTCACAGTAAGAAAGGTAAGTTCCGGAATCGGAGTGGAAAGAATTATTCCGATAAACTCTCCAATGATTGATCGAATTGAAGTTCTTAAAATCGGAAGAGTTCGAAGATCTAAACTTTACTATCTTCGAGGACTGTCTGCTAAAAAAGCAAGAATTAAAGAAATTATTAAATAA
- a CDS encoding IS91 family transposase, with product MLKDLFLTSNLPHILQNIQPFFSPAHFLHLIKSFNAFLLCADYQKAFVSFACPQCGLTHKFPITCKTRLCPTCGYKYSKVWAQKITNELLNVPHRHLLFTIPKECRPFFCLDRSLLHKLTLGIKQIFDYQFQNTHKKRKRKKKIGKYSKNYFTESDIVHYGLITVIHTFGRDLKWNPHVHALISLGGFNKRFVWKKLDYFHVDVIANQWKFIVLQLIQSGNYQDPIWKEKAKQVANKLYKENARLFFSVGRQEVNSAEGLLKYLGRYLARAPIADYKIVNVTEKEVTFFFHDLANHKKKTYITMSREKFIQQVLIHLPPKHFKMISRFGFYARRKSDTLKIHMAFLQKKKKKNPFSFYVNSMLENFQIHPFLCPNCHIPMRKKELYITVRWYGRKIHISYLSKT from the coding sequence ATGTTAAAAGACCTATTCCTTACCTCTAATTTACCACATATTTTACAAAATATCCAACCTTTTTTTTCTCCTGCGCATTTTCTCCACCTCATAAAATCTTTCAATGCTTTTTTACTTTGTGCTGATTATCAAAAAGCTTTCGTCTCTTTTGCTTGTCCTCAATGTGGGCTTACTCATAAATTCCCAATTACTTGTAAAACTAGACTTTGTCCTACCTGTGGATATAAATATTCTAAAGTCTGGGCACAAAAAATAACAAATGAACTTCTAAATGTTCCTCATAGACATCTACTCTTCACAATTCCTAAGGAATGTAGACCTTTTTTTTGCTTAGATCGTTCTTTACTACACAAACTTACTTTAGGAATCAAACAAATCTTTGATTATCAGTTTCAGAATACTCATAAAAAACGAAAAAGAAAAAAGAAAATTGGGAAATATTCCAAAAACTATTTTACAGAATCTGATATTGTACACTATGGACTCATAACTGTAATTCATACCTTTGGCAGAGACTTAAAATGGAATCCTCATGTGCATGCACTCATTTCTTTGGGAGGATTTAATAAACGTTTTGTATGGAAAAAATTAGACTATTTTCATGTAGATGTCATTGCGAATCAATGGAAATTTATCGTCTTACAACTCATTCAATCCGGAAATTATCAAGATCCCATCTGGAAAGAAAAAGCAAAACAAGTAGCCAATAAACTCTACAAAGAAAATGCACGACTTTTTTTCTCGGTGGGAAGACAAGAAGTCAATTCTGCGGAAGGACTCTTGAAATATCTAGGTAGATATCTTGCGCGTGCTCCGATCGCTGATTACAAAATCGTGAATGTTACAGAAAAAGAAGTAACTTTCTTTTTTCATGATTTGGCAAATCACAAAAAAAAAACATATATCACCATGTCTCGAGAAAAATTTATTCAACAAGTATTGATTCATCTTCCCCCAAAACATTTTAAAATGATTTCTCGTTTTGGTTTTTATGCGCGTAGAAAATCAGATACTTTAAAAATACATATGGCATTCTTACAAAAAAAGAAAAAGAAGAATCCTTTTTCCTTTTATGTCAACTCCATGCTAGAAAATTTTCAAATACATCCTTTCCTATGCCCAAATTGCCATATCCCCATGAGGAAAAAAGAACTTTACATCACGGTACGCTGGTATGGAAGAAAAATTCACATCTCATATCTTTCCAAAACCTAA
- a CDS encoding transposase has translation MPIDEFVQQILIHLPPKNFKSISRFGFYARHLNSKLKKVILNFKKKKQFELSFYVKSSLETFDINPFICPFCKIKLKVKELFLTSLWSGYEIHKIYP, from the coding sequence ATGCCTATTGATGAATTTGTTCAACAGATTCTTATTCATCTTCCACCTAAAAACTTTAAATCTATTTCTAGATTTGGGTTTTATGCTAGGCATTTAAATTCTAAACTAAAAAAAGTTATTCTTAATTTTAAAAAGAAAAAGCAATTTGAACTTTCTTTTTATGTGAAATCTTCTTTAGAAACTTTTGATATTAATCCTTTTATTTGTCCTTTTTGTAAGATAAAGCTAAAAGTAAAAGAATTATTTTTAACCTCCCTCTGGTCTGGGTATGAAATTCATAAAATATATCCTTAA
- the lepB gene encoding signal peptidase I: MRNHILWNVIVYVLVTSFFLYIWWKQKKLAGIIEKYRTQFGNWVIATCHVQAEGMKRGIQRVIDVTEALVTALILVLLLQHFYVGNFKIPTPSMVPTIEIGDRVLANMVVYRFTAPKKEDVIVFKEPIEDSKNYTKRVIALPGESIKIEGNAVYTDNQKNEKRSYSILPSTTDIPRSLMEGEEWKVPKKGDHITIIPSTNYKQLFLENGLNPHEIQKGIMENAALAFMFLPNLQFYVNGEATGPILDFLHDSRSLNRLMAGEVVEQDLEQDCYFVLGDNTDHSADSRIWGFVKRERITGKVLFRFWPLNRVGFVK, translated from the coding sequence ATGAGAAATCATATTCTATGGAATGTAATTGTGTATGTCCTTGTAACTTCTTTTTTTCTGTATATCTGGTGGAAACAGAAAAAATTGGCAGGAATCATAGAAAAATATCGAACTCAATTTGGAAATTGGGTCATTGCAACATGTCATGTACAAGCAGAGGGAATGAAGAGAGGAATTCAGCGTGTCATCGATGTGACGGAAGCCTTAGTGACAGCTTTGATTTTGGTGCTTTTGTTACAACATTTTTATGTTGGAAACTTCAAAATTCCAACACCGTCGATGGTACCGACGATAGAGATTGGGGACAGAGTTCTCGCGAATATGGTGGTGTATCGATTTACAGCTCCCAAAAAGGAAGATGTCATTGTATTCAAAGAGCCCATTGAAGATAGTAAAAATTATACCAAACGTGTTATCGCTCTTCCGGGAGAAAGTATAAAAATTGAAGGAAATGCGGTCTATACCGACAATCAAAAAAATGAAAAGAGAAGTTACAGTATTTTACCGAGTACTACGGACATTCCAAGAAGTTTAATGGAAGGGGAAGAATGGAAGGTTCCTAAAAAAGGGGATCATATTACAATAATTCCGAGCACAAACTATAAGCAACTTTTCTTAGAGAATGGATTGAACCCTCATGAAATTCAAAAAGGAATTATGGAAAATGCCGCTCTGGCATTTATGTTTCTCCCAAATTTACAATTCTATGTCAATGGGGAAGCGACAGGACCTATTCTCGATTTTTTACATGATAGCAGGAGTTTGAATCGTTTAATGGCGGGAGAAGTGGTAGAACAGGATTTAGAACAGGACTGTTACTTTGTCTTGGGAGACAATACGGATCACAGTGCAGATTCCAGAATTTGGGGTTTTGTAAAACGAGAAAGAATTACAGGAAAGGTATTGTTCCGTTTTTGGCCTTTGAACCGAGTGGGATTTGTGAAATAG
- the rimI gene encoding ribosomal protein S18-alanine N-acetyltransferase: protein MLRKLEQGDIELLYELEQKNFPTSYYSKTQLLEMLLEEAYSMYGIEEENTLLGYAIFLNSIDCQEIIKIAVNKEHRRRGLATKLLEAEKRRPILLEVRESNLEAQEFYKRHGFEEIYVRKQYYRDNGENAIILEKK from the coding sequence ATGCTACGAAAATTAGAACAAGGGGATATAGAGCTCTTGTATGAACTGGAACAAAAAAATTTTCCCACAAGTTATTACTCTAAAACTCAACTTTTGGAGATGTTATTGGAGGAAGCCTATTCCATGTATGGAATAGAAGAAGAGAATACCTTGCTTGGTTATGCTATTTTTTTGAATTCCATCGATTGTCAGGAGATTATAAAAATTGCTGTCAACAAAGAACATAGAAGACGAGGTTTGGCAACAAAGTTGTTGGAAGCGGAAAAAAGAAGACCGATTTTATTAGAAGTACGAGAGAGTAATTTGGAAGCACAGGAATTTTATAAGCGACACGGATTTGAAGAAATTTATGTGAGAAAACAATATTATCGTGATAATGGCGAAAATGCAATTATTTTGGAGAAGAAATGA
- the purB gene encoding adenylosuccinate lyase, with product METKIYRNPLAERYSSQEMLEIFSPDFKFSTWRKLWVALAEAEKELGLEIQEEQIQQMRENIYHIDYNLASQKEKEFRHDVMAHVHTFGTQAPLAMPIIHLGATSAFVGDNTDLIQIREALGLIKQKMINVMAELSQFAKENRELPTLGFTHFQAAQLTTVGKRACLWLQSLLLDFEELEFRNSTLRFRGVKGTTGTQASFKDLFEGDFQKVRELDEKVTEKMGFDKRFLVTGQTYDRKVDSEIMNLLGNIAQSAHKFTNDLRLLQHLKEIEEPFEKNQIGSSAMAYKRNPMRSERISSLAKFVIALQQSTAMTAATQWFERTLDDSANKRLALPQAFLAVDAILIIWKNIMDGLVVYPKMIEKRIMSELPFMATEYIIMECVKQGGDRQKLHERIRQHSMEAGKQVKVEGKENDLIDRILADDYFQLDKERLLEILDPKSFTGFAAEQVLDFLEREIQPILEKNQDQLGMNAELRV from the coding sequence ATGGAAACAAAAATTTATAGGAATCCTTTAGCAGAAAGATATAGTTCTCAGGAAATGTTGGAGATTTTTTCTCCGGATTTTAAGTTTTCTACTTGGAGAAAACTTTGGGTTGCTTTGGCGGAAGCGGAAAAAGAATTGGGCTTGGAGATTCAAGAAGAACAGATTCAACAAATGCGAGAAAATATTTATCATATTGATTATAACTTGGCAAGTCAAAAAGAAAAAGAGTTTCGTCATGATGTCATGGCTCATGTTCATACATTTGGAACACAGGCACCTTTAGCAATGCCTATCATTCATTTGGGGGCTACCAGTGCCTTTGTGGGAGATAATACCGATTTAATCCAAATTCGGGAAGCTTTAGGACTCATCAAACAAAAAATGATAAATGTCATGGCGGAATTATCTCAATTTGCGAAAGAAAACAGAGAGCTGCCTACTTTGGGATTCACCCACTTTCAAGCAGCACAGCTTACAACTGTCGGAAAACGGGCTTGCCTTTGGTTACAAAGTTTGCTGTTGGACTTTGAAGAATTGGAATTTCGAAATTCCACCCTTCGTTTTCGAGGCGTGAAAGGAACAACCGGAACACAGGCAAGTTTTAAGGATTTGTTTGAGGGAGATTTCCAAAAAGTAAGAGAGTTGGATGAAAAGGTCACTGAAAAAATGGGCTTTGATAAGAGATTTCTTGTGACGGGACAAACCTATGATAGAAAAGTAGATTCCGAGATTATGAATTTGCTGGGAAACATTGCTCAAAGTGCTCATAAGTTTACCAATGATTTGCGGCTACTGCAACATTTAAAAGAAATAGAAGAACCTTTTGAAAAGAATCAAATCGGTTCTTCCGCTATGGCATACAAAAGAAATCCGATGAGAAGTGAAAGAATTTCTTCTCTGGCAAAGTTTGTCATTGCCTTGCAACAAAGTACCGCAATGACAGCGGCAACCCAATGGTTTGAAAGAACTTTGGATGATTCCGCCAATAAGAGATTAGCGTTGCCGCAAGCTTTTTTGGCAGTCGATGCGATTTTGATTATTTGGAAGAACATTATGGACGGTTTGGTGGTTTATCCGAAAATGATTGAAAAAAGAATTATGTCGGAATTACCTTTTATGGCAACGGAATATATCATCATGGAATGCGTGAAACAAGGCGGAGACAGGCAAAAACTGCATGAAAGAATTCGTCAACATTCTATGGAAGCCGGAAAACAAGTGAAGGTGGAAGGAAAAGAGAATGATTTAATAGATAGAATTTTAGCAGACGATTATTTTCAATTGGATAAAGAACGATTGTTGGAAA